One Dissulfuribacter thermophilus genomic region harbors:
- the era gene encoding GTPase Era — protein MDSDPHRSQPQENGIFKSGFVAIVGAPNVGKSTLLNQLLGEKVAIVTPKPQTTRKQIRGILSGENYQIVFVDTPGIHESKRLLNKMLVKWAISALEDVDVVLFVVDVTRRRVCDELGILDLLRQVGRPVILVLNKIDRVAKESLLPIIDSLKDAYPFEAIIPISAKYSDGVDIVLDEILRLLPEGPRFYEEDVKTDQMNEELISELIREKIFLMAEEEVPYSTAVEVDRIEHDPERSRIKIFATIYVERPSQKRIIIGKDGRFIKKVGQMVREELERVFGKRVYLDLWVKVLKDWSKNEKSLKRLGLSFN, from the coding sequence ATGGATAGCGACCCTCATCGATCGCAACCACAAGAAAACGGGATCTTTAAATCGGGCTTTGTAGCCATTGTCGGCGCTCCAAACGTCGGTAAATCTACCCTTTTAAACCAGTTACTTGGTGAAAAGGTAGCTATTGTTACCCCCAAACCCCAGACTACCAGAAAACAAATCAGGGGTATATTGTCTGGTGAAAACTACCAGATCGTATTCGTCGACACCCCAGGGATCCATGAATCCAAGCGGCTTCTCAATAAAATGCTCGTTAAATGGGCCATTTCTGCCCTGGAAGACGTAGATGTTGTGCTTTTTGTAGTTGACGTAACCAGAAGGAGGGTGTGTGACGAGCTTGGGATATTGGATCTTCTGAGGCAGGTAGGCAGACCCGTCATATTGGTACTCAATAAAATTGATCGGGTGGCCAAGGAGTCCTTGCTCCCAATCATAGACTCCCTAAAAGATGCCTATCCCTTTGAGGCTATAATACCAATATCTGCAAAATACAGCGACGGAGTAGACATAGTCCTTGATGAGATACTGAGATTACTTCCGGAAGGGCCTCGCTTCTATGAAGAAGACGTAAAAACCGATCAAATGAATGAAGAACTCATCTCCGAACTCATTAGAGAAAAGATCTTCCTCATGGCAGAAGAAGAGGTCCCTTATTCCACTGCCGTGGAAGTAGATAGAATCGAACATGACCCAGAACGCTCCCGCATAAAGATCTTCGCGACAATCTATGTAGAAAGGCCCAGTCAAAAACGGATAATCATCGGAAAGGACGGACGCTTTATAAAAAAGGTAGGCCAGATGGTTCGCGAAGAACTGGAGCGCGTATTTGGCAAAAGGGTCTATCTTGACCTATGGGTCAAGGTCTTAAAGGACTGGTCCAAAAATGAAAAGAGTCTAAAACGACTCGGTCTATCCTTTAACTAA
- the lpxC gene encoding UDP-3-O-acyl-N-acetylglucosamine deacetylase, whose amino-acid sequence MAKGCQHTLKKEVKVAGIGLHTGEKVYMTIKPAPQDFGICFKRIDDGKEAIIPATYSNVCFTQLCTTIGIQTSEGMKTVSTIEHLMAALFGLGVDNALIEIHGPEVPSMDGSAAPFYSIMKKAGLRPQNSPRKFLKIKKRVAISIDDKEISIEPANHFLVDFEIDFDHSLIEKQRFISKINSKCFERHIARARTFGFLHEVEYLRKNGFARGGSLENAVVIGENGVLNGDGLRFPDEFVRHKVLDLIGDLYLLGYRILGKVVSKKSGHTLHNALTHELIAQKDAWELVEAHGKWPIPGIFVPSIKEKVEMPHPIPSPA is encoded by the coding sequence TTGGCTAAAGGCTGTCAACATACACTAAAAAAAGAGGTTAAAGTCGCAGGAATCGGCTTACACACGGGTGAAAAGGTCTATATGACCATAAAACCTGCCCCACAGGACTTTGGTATCTGCTTTAAGAGAATAGATGATGGCAAGGAGGCGATTATACCTGCCACCTATTCAAACGTGTGCTTTACGCAACTGTGTACCACAATAGGAATTCAGACCTCTGAGGGAATGAAAACAGTTTCCACCATTGAGCACCTTATGGCTGCCCTTTTTGGACTTGGCGTGGATAACGCCCTGATAGAGATCCATGGCCCTGAAGTACCCTCGATGGATGGAAGCGCCGCTCCATTTTATTCAATTATGAAAAAGGCAGGTCTTCGACCCCAGAATAGCCCAAGGAAATTTTTGAAAATCAAAAAAAGAGTCGCGATTTCTATTGACGACAAAGAAATAAGCATTGAGCCTGCAAACCATTTTTTAGTAGATTTTGAAATAGACTTTGATCACTCGTTAATTGAAAAGCAGCGATTCATTTCCAAAATCAATTCTAAGTGTTTTGAACGCCACATTGCCAGGGCACGCACATTTGGATTCCTCCATGAAGTAGAGTACCTGCGTAAAAATGGATTTGCCCGTGGAGGATCCCTGGAAAATGCCGTAGTCATTGGCGAAAATGGCGTTTTAAACGGCGATGGGCTGAGATTTCCCGATGAATTCGTGAGACACAAGGTCCTTGACCTAATTGGTGATCTCTACCTCTTAGGCTACAGGATATTGGGTAAGGTCGTAAGCAAAAAGAGCGGCCACACATTACACAACGCCCTAACCCATGAATTAATAGCACAAAAAGATGCTTGGGAATTGGTCGAAGCCCATGGGAAATGGCCTATTCCAGGCATATTTGTCCCCTCTATCAAAGAAAAGGTGGAAATGCCCCACCCGATTCCAAGCCCAGCTTAA